One Leopardus geoffroyi isolate Oge1 chromosome C1, O.geoffroyi_Oge1_pat1.0, whole genome shotgun sequence DNA segment encodes these proteins:
- the LOC123597231 gene encoding regulatory solute carrier protein family 1 member 1 isoform X1, with protein MLLTVYCVRRDLSEVTFSLQVDADFELHNFRALCELESGIPAAESQIVYAERPLTDNHRSLASYGLKDGDVVILRQKENADPRPPVQFPNLPRIDFRSIAVPGTSGSRQRRPPGAQQSHSSPGDIASSPQGLDNPALLRDMLLANPHELSLLKERNPPLADALLSGDLEKFSRVLEGQQQDRARREQERIRLFSADPFDLEAQAKIEEDIRQQNIEENMTIAMEEAPESFGQVVMLYINCKVNGHPVKAFVDSGAQMTIMSQACAERCNIMRLVDRRWAGIAKGVGTQKIIGRVHLAQVQIEGDFLACSFSILEEQPMDMLLGLDMLKRHQCSIDLKKNVLVIGTTGSQTTFLPEGELPECARLAYGAGREDVRPEEIADQELAEALQKSVEDAEKSGKETTSLGMSSLPTSDGFNHPAHPSGQSPEIGNPMSLAHSVSASGCPVEPSDPDSIEPKALKALKASAEFQITSEKKEHLPPQDLSDCASSADSAPAMPLQNSSEEAIVAENMAKSAERSTQGLRSPLHTRQQASLSVTTTSVQEPPGFLGEKGWHPESQNPSQGNGLQQHKEPGNEQHEVVQQNALRDQEQEHLCNTEDFELLGERQQNPQRSVDLEATVKEDRLQQNVDLPGTEENILPSGCFGCPHSETLMEVDTVEESLVAVPNSADGQNANVKNIGAPDLTLDNPLMEVETSKCNPSSEILSNSICTQDLQLPDNNVEMSGTNKEDGDCSPSLSLCSSCQPSVESAEESCSSLTAALKELHELLVISSKPASENTSEEVICQSEMVTEGQTGVKDLSERWTQSEHVLVTRNEERSQVSFHQTITVSVRAEKLTDTSNGAGVEDVENINVRDPGDGLVTDKESVPESRESENKGSSDALASAKTSNQLHCTLGVEISPKLSAGEEDGVSPTSEQTKSWSSFTLVEDLGQGAQNPVTDRPETRQDVCPEAAGPLVDCEPPTSHPSSSPSILPPLVFPAADIDRILRAGFTLQEALGALHRVGGNADLALLVLLAKNIVVPT; from the exons ATCGTCTATGCTGAAAGACCCCTCACAGACAACCACAGATCGCTGGCTTCCTACGGCTTGAAAGATGGGGATGTCGTGATTTTACGACAGAAGGAGAATGCAGACCCTCGACCTCCAGTGCAGTTCCCAA ACTTGCCCCGCATAGACTTCCGTAGTATAGCCGTGCCTGGCACGTCAGGCTCCCGGCAGCGCCGGCCACCAGGAGCACAGCAGTCCCACTCATCTCCCGGAGACATAGCTTCATCTCCTCAGGGCTTGGACAATCCAGCCTTGCTCCGAGACATGTTGCTGGCCAACCCCCATGAGCTGTCCTTGCTGAAGGAGCGCAACCCACCCCTGGCGGACGCTCTGCTCAGTGGAGACCTTG AGAAATTTTCTAGGGTCCTGGAGGGACAGCAGCAGGACCGAGCCcggagagagcaagaaaggattCGTCTCTTTTCTGCCGACCCTTTTGATCTTGAAGCTCAGGCAAAAATAGAGGAAGATATAAG GCAGCAGAACATCGAGGAAAACATGACAATAGCTATGGAAGAGGCTCCTGAAAGTTTTGGCCAAGTAGTGATGCTTTATATTAACTGCAAAGTGAATGGACATCCTGTGAAAGCCTTTGTTGACTCAG GTGCCCAGATGACTATTATGAGCCAAGCTTGTGCAGAAAGGTGTAATATAATGAGGCTGGTGGACCGTCGGTGGGCAGGGATTGCCAAAGGAGTGGGCACCCAGAAGATTATTGGAAGGGTACATCTAG ctcaggttcaaaTTGAAGGAGATTTCCTGGCGTGCTCTTTCTCTATACTTGAGGAACAGCCTATGGACATGCTTCTGGGACTGGACATGCTGAAACGGCATCAG TGTTCCATCGACCTCAAGAAAAACGTGCTCGTGATCGGCACGACAGGCTCACAGACCACCTTCCTGCCCGAGGGAGAGTTACCAGAGTGTGCCCGATTGGCATATGGGGCGGGGCGAGAGGATGTGCGGCCAGAAGAGATTGCAGACCAAGAATTAGCAGAAGCTCTTCAGAAATCCGTAGAGGATGCAG AGAAAAGTGGTAAAGAAACTACCTCACTGGGAATGTCATCCTTACCAACTTCAGATGGATTTAACCATCCAGCCCATCCTTCAGGACAGAGTCCTGAGATTGGTAATCCTATGAGtcttgctcactctgtctctgcttcAGGCTGCCCTGTCGAGCCCAGTGACCCTGACAGCATTGAACCTAAAGCTCTAAAGGCTTTGAAGGCTTCCGCCGAATTCCAGATAAcctctgaaaagaaagaacatcttCCTCCACAGGATCTTTCTGATTGTGCTTCTTCAGCAGACAGCGCTCCAGCCATGCCTCTGCAGAATTCATCCGAAGAAGCCATTGTTGCAGAGAATATGGCGAAATCTGCTGAAAGAAGCACCCAGGGCCTCAGATCTCCTCTCCACACAAGACAGCAAGCTAGTTTATCTGTCACGACTACTAGTGTGCAAGAACCACCGGGGTTTCTAGGTGAAAAGGGTTGGCATCCAGAAAGTCAGAACCCGAGTCAAGGGAATGGCCTTCAGCAGCACAAAGAACCAGGGAATGAACAGCATGAGGTTGTACAACAGAATGCTCTACGTGACCAAGAACAGGAACATCTCTGTAACACAGAGGACTTTGAACTTCTTGGAGAAAGGCAACAGAATCCACAAAGAAGTGTTGATTTAGAAGCTACAGTGAAAGAAGACAGGCTGCAGCAGAATGTGGACCTTCCAGGTACAGAGGAAAATATTCTACCTTCAGGATGCTTTGGCTGCCCCCATTCAGAAACACTCATGGAAGTGGATACAGTTGAAGAGTCCCTAGTGGCTGTGCCTAACTCAGCGGATGGTCAGAATGCCAATGTCAAGAACATCGGTGCACCCGATCTCACCTTAGATAATCCCCTGATGGAAGTAGAAACATCAAAATGTAACCCTTCATCCGAAATTTTGAGTAATTCAATTTGCACTCAGGATTTACAACTCCCAGACAATAACGTTGAAATGTCTGGAACAAATAAAGAAGATGGGGATTGCTCCCCGTCTTTAAGTCTCTGTAGCAGTTGTCAGCCTTCTGTGGAGTCAGCAGAGGAATCCTGCTCATCTCTAACAGCAGCCTTGAAGGAACTCCATGAACTTTTGGTCATTAGTAGTAAACCAGCTTCAGAAAATACATCTGAAGAAGTTATCTGTCAATCAGAAATGGTAACTGAGGGCCAAACAGGTGTGAAGGACCTTTCTGAAAGATGGACCCAAAGTGAGCATGTTCTAGTTACCCGGAACGAAGAGCGTTCACAAGTCTCCTTTCATCAGACCATAACTGTATCGGTGAGGGCAGAAAAGCTAACAGACACTTCAAATGGTGCTGGAGTAGAAGATGTAGAAAATATTAATGTCAGGGATCCAGGTGATGGCCTAGTAACTGATAAGGAAAGTGTCCCCGAGTCTAGGGAATCTGAGAACAAGGGCAGTTCTGACGCTCTAGCCTCAGCAAAAACGTCTAATCAATTACACTGCACCTTAGGTGTAGAAATCTCACCCAAACTTTCAGCAGGTGAGGAGGATGGTGTCAGTCCCACTTCTGAGCAAACGAAGTCCTGGTCCAGTTTCACGTTGGTTGAAGATCTGGGTCAGGGCGCACAGAATCCGGTGACAGACAGGCCTGAGACACGACAGGATGTCTGTCCTGAAGCTGCAGGGCCACTTGTTGACTGTGAACCGCCCACCAGCCACCCATCATCAAGTCCCTCCATTCTTCCACCACTGGTTTTTCCTGCTGCAGACATTGACCGGATTCTCCGTGCCGGCTTCACTTTGCAGGAAGCTCTTGGGGCTTTGCATCGAGTTGGTGGAAATGCAGACCTTGCCCTTCTTGTTTTGCTCGCAAAGAACATTGTAGTTCCTACATAA
- the LOC123597231 gene encoding regulatory solute carrier protein family 1 member 1 isoform X2 codes for MLLTVYCVRRDLSEVTFSLQVDADFELHNFRALCELESGIPAAESQIVYAERPLTDNHRSLASYGLKDGDVVILRQKENADPRPPVQFPKKFSRVLEGQQQDRARREQERIRLFSADPFDLEAQAKIEEDIRQQNIEENMTIAMEEAPESFGQVVMLYINCKVNGHPVKAFVDSGAQMTIMSQACAERCNIMRLVDRRWAGIAKGVGTQKIIGRVHLAQVQIEGDFLACSFSILEEQPMDMLLGLDMLKRHQCSIDLKKNVLVIGTTGSQTTFLPEGELPECARLAYGAGREDVRPEEIADQELAEALQKSVEDAEKSGKETTSLGMSSLPTSDGFNHPAHPSGQSPEIGNPMSLAHSVSASGCPVEPSDPDSIEPKALKALKASAEFQITSEKKEHLPPQDLSDCASSADSAPAMPLQNSSEEAIVAENMAKSAERSTQGLRSPLHTRQQASLSVTTTSVQEPPGFLGEKGWHPESQNPSQGNGLQQHKEPGNEQHEVVQQNALRDQEQEHLCNTEDFELLGERQQNPQRSVDLEATVKEDRLQQNVDLPGTEENILPSGCFGCPHSETLMEVDTVEESLVAVPNSADGQNANVKNIGAPDLTLDNPLMEVETSKCNPSSEILSNSICTQDLQLPDNNVEMSGTNKEDGDCSPSLSLCSSCQPSVESAEESCSSLTAALKELHELLVISSKPASENTSEEVICQSEMVTEGQTGVKDLSERWTQSEHVLVTRNEERSQVSFHQTITVSVRAEKLTDTSNGAGVEDVENINVRDPGDGLVTDKESVPESRESENKGSSDALASAKTSNQLHCTLGVEISPKLSAGEEDGVSPTSEQTKSWSSFTLVEDLGQGAQNPVTDRPETRQDVCPEAAGPLVDCEPPTSHPSSSPSILPPLVFPAADIDRILRAGFTLQEALGALHRVGGNADLALLVLLAKNIVVPT; via the exons ATCGTCTATGCTGAAAGACCCCTCACAGACAACCACAGATCGCTGGCTTCCTACGGCTTGAAAGATGGGGATGTCGTGATTTTACGACAGAAGGAGAATGCAGACCCTCGACCTCCAGTGCAGTTCCCAA AGAAATTTTCTAGGGTCCTGGAGGGACAGCAGCAGGACCGAGCCcggagagagcaagaaaggattCGTCTCTTTTCTGCCGACCCTTTTGATCTTGAAGCTCAGGCAAAAATAGAGGAAGATATAAG GCAGCAGAACATCGAGGAAAACATGACAATAGCTATGGAAGAGGCTCCTGAAAGTTTTGGCCAAGTAGTGATGCTTTATATTAACTGCAAAGTGAATGGACATCCTGTGAAAGCCTTTGTTGACTCAG GTGCCCAGATGACTATTATGAGCCAAGCTTGTGCAGAAAGGTGTAATATAATGAGGCTGGTGGACCGTCGGTGGGCAGGGATTGCCAAAGGAGTGGGCACCCAGAAGATTATTGGAAGGGTACATCTAG ctcaggttcaaaTTGAAGGAGATTTCCTGGCGTGCTCTTTCTCTATACTTGAGGAACAGCCTATGGACATGCTTCTGGGACTGGACATGCTGAAACGGCATCAG TGTTCCATCGACCTCAAGAAAAACGTGCTCGTGATCGGCACGACAGGCTCACAGACCACCTTCCTGCCCGAGGGAGAGTTACCAGAGTGTGCCCGATTGGCATATGGGGCGGGGCGAGAGGATGTGCGGCCAGAAGAGATTGCAGACCAAGAATTAGCAGAAGCTCTTCAGAAATCCGTAGAGGATGCAG AGAAAAGTGGTAAAGAAACTACCTCACTGGGAATGTCATCCTTACCAACTTCAGATGGATTTAACCATCCAGCCCATCCTTCAGGACAGAGTCCTGAGATTGGTAATCCTATGAGtcttgctcactctgtctctgcttcAGGCTGCCCTGTCGAGCCCAGTGACCCTGACAGCATTGAACCTAAAGCTCTAAAGGCTTTGAAGGCTTCCGCCGAATTCCAGATAAcctctgaaaagaaagaacatcttCCTCCACAGGATCTTTCTGATTGTGCTTCTTCAGCAGACAGCGCTCCAGCCATGCCTCTGCAGAATTCATCCGAAGAAGCCATTGTTGCAGAGAATATGGCGAAATCTGCTGAAAGAAGCACCCAGGGCCTCAGATCTCCTCTCCACACAAGACAGCAAGCTAGTTTATCTGTCACGACTACTAGTGTGCAAGAACCACCGGGGTTTCTAGGTGAAAAGGGTTGGCATCCAGAAAGTCAGAACCCGAGTCAAGGGAATGGCCTTCAGCAGCACAAAGAACCAGGGAATGAACAGCATGAGGTTGTACAACAGAATGCTCTACGTGACCAAGAACAGGAACATCTCTGTAACACAGAGGACTTTGAACTTCTTGGAGAAAGGCAACAGAATCCACAAAGAAGTGTTGATTTAGAAGCTACAGTGAAAGAAGACAGGCTGCAGCAGAATGTGGACCTTCCAGGTACAGAGGAAAATATTCTACCTTCAGGATGCTTTGGCTGCCCCCATTCAGAAACACTCATGGAAGTGGATACAGTTGAAGAGTCCCTAGTGGCTGTGCCTAACTCAGCGGATGGTCAGAATGCCAATGTCAAGAACATCGGTGCACCCGATCTCACCTTAGATAATCCCCTGATGGAAGTAGAAACATCAAAATGTAACCCTTCATCCGAAATTTTGAGTAATTCAATTTGCACTCAGGATTTACAACTCCCAGACAATAACGTTGAAATGTCTGGAACAAATAAAGAAGATGGGGATTGCTCCCCGTCTTTAAGTCTCTGTAGCAGTTGTCAGCCTTCTGTGGAGTCAGCAGAGGAATCCTGCTCATCTCTAACAGCAGCCTTGAAGGAACTCCATGAACTTTTGGTCATTAGTAGTAAACCAGCTTCAGAAAATACATCTGAAGAAGTTATCTGTCAATCAGAAATGGTAACTGAGGGCCAAACAGGTGTGAAGGACCTTTCTGAAAGATGGACCCAAAGTGAGCATGTTCTAGTTACCCGGAACGAAGAGCGTTCACAAGTCTCCTTTCATCAGACCATAACTGTATCGGTGAGGGCAGAAAAGCTAACAGACACTTCAAATGGTGCTGGAGTAGAAGATGTAGAAAATATTAATGTCAGGGATCCAGGTGATGGCCTAGTAACTGATAAGGAAAGTGTCCCCGAGTCTAGGGAATCTGAGAACAAGGGCAGTTCTGACGCTCTAGCCTCAGCAAAAACGTCTAATCAATTACACTGCACCTTAGGTGTAGAAATCTCACCCAAACTTTCAGCAGGTGAGGAGGATGGTGTCAGTCCCACTTCTGAGCAAACGAAGTCCTGGTCCAGTTTCACGTTGGTTGAAGATCTGGGTCAGGGCGCACAGAATCCGGTGACAGACAGGCCTGAGACACGACAGGATGTCTGTCCTGAAGCTGCAGGGCCACTTGTTGACTGTGAACCGCCCACCAGCCACCCATCATCAAGTCCCTCCATTCTTCCACCACTGGTTTTTCCTGCTGCAGACATTGACCGGATTCTCCGTGCCGGCTTCACTTTGCAGGAAGCTCTTGGGGCTTTGCATCGAGTTGGTGGAAATGCAGACCTTGCCCTTCTTGTTTTGCTCGCAAAGAACATTGTAGTTCCTACATAA
- the LOC123597231 gene encoding regulatory solute carrier protein family 1 member 1 isoform X3 — MSSLPTSDGFNHPAHPSGQSPEIGNPMSLAHSVSASGCPVEPSDPDSIEPKALKALKASAEFQITSEKKEHLPPQDLSDCASSADSAPAMPLQNSSEEAIVAENMAKSAERSTQGLRSPLHTRQQASLSVTTTSVQEPPGFLGEKGWHPESQNPSQGNGLQQHKEPGNEQHEVVQQNALRDQEQEHLCNTEDFELLGERQQNPQRSVDLEATVKEDRLQQNVDLPGTEENILPSGCFGCPHSETLMEVDTVEESLVAVPNSADGQNANVKNIGAPDLTLDNPLMEVETSKCNPSSEILSNSICTQDLQLPDNNVEMSGTNKEDGDCSPSLSLCSSCQPSVESAEESCSSLTAALKELHELLVISSKPASENTSEEVICQSEMVTEGQTGVKDLSERWTQSEHVLVTRNEERSQVSFHQTITVSVRAEKLTDTSNGAGVEDVENINVRDPGDGLVTDKESVPESRESENKGSSDALASAKTSNQLHCTLGVEISPKLSAGEEDGVSPTSEQTKSWSSFTLVEDLGQGAQNPVTDRPETRQDVCPEAAGPLVDCEPPTSHPSSSPSILPPLVFPAADIDRILRAGFTLQEALGALHRVGGNADLALLVLLAKNIVVPT, encoded by the coding sequence ATGTCATCCTTACCAACTTCAGATGGATTTAACCATCCAGCCCATCCTTCAGGACAGAGTCCTGAGATTGGTAATCCTATGAGtcttgctcactctgtctctgcttcAGGCTGCCCTGTCGAGCCCAGTGACCCTGACAGCATTGAACCTAAAGCTCTAAAGGCTTTGAAGGCTTCCGCCGAATTCCAGATAAcctctgaaaagaaagaacatcttCCTCCACAGGATCTTTCTGATTGTGCTTCTTCAGCAGACAGCGCTCCAGCCATGCCTCTGCAGAATTCATCCGAAGAAGCCATTGTTGCAGAGAATATGGCGAAATCTGCTGAAAGAAGCACCCAGGGCCTCAGATCTCCTCTCCACACAAGACAGCAAGCTAGTTTATCTGTCACGACTACTAGTGTGCAAGAACCACCGGGGTTTCTAGGTGAAAAGGGTTGGCATCCAGAAAGTCAGAACCCGAGTCAAGGGAATGGCCTTCAGCAGCACAAAGAACCAGGGAATGAACAGCATGAGGTTGTACAACAGAATGCTCTACGTGACCAAGAACAGGAACATCTCTGTAACACAGAGGACTTTGAACTTCTTGGAGAAAGGCAACAGAATCCACAAAGAAGTGTTGATTTAGAAGCTACAGTGAAAGAAGACAGGCTGCAGCAGAATGTGGACCTTCCAGGTACAGAGGAAAATATTCTACCTTCAGGATGCTTTGGCTGCCCCCATTCAGAAACACTCATGGAAGTGGATACAGTTGAAGAGTCCCTAGTGGCTGTGCCTAACTCAGCGGATGGTCAGAATGCCAATGTCAAGAACATCGGTGCACCCGATCTCACCTTAGATAATCCCCTGATGGAAGTAGAAACATCAAAATGTAACCCTTCATCCGAAATTTTGAGTAATTCAATTTGCACTCAGGATTTACAACTCCCAGACAATAACGTTGAAATGTCTGGAACAAATAAAGAAGATGGGGATTGCTCCCCGTCTTTAAGTCTCTGTAGCAGTTGTCAGCCTTCTGTGGAGTCAGCAGAGGAATCCTGCTCATCTCTAACAGCAGCCTTGAAGGAACTCCATGAACTTTTGGTCATTAGTAGTAAACCAGCTTCAGAAAATACATCTGAAGAAGTTATCTGTCAATCAGAAATGGTAACTGAGGGCCAAACAGGTGTGAAGGACCTTTCTGAAAGATGGACCCAAAGTGAGCATGTTCTAGTTACCCGGAACGAAGAGCGTTCACAAGTCTCCTTTCATCAGACCATAACTGTATCGGTGAGGGCAGAAAAGCTAACAGACACTTCAAATGGTGCTGGAGTAGAAGATGTAGAAAATATTAATGTCAGGGATCCAGGTGATGGCCTAGTAACTGATAAGGAAAGTGTCCCCGAGTCTAGGGAATCTGAGAACAAGGGCAGTTCTGACGCTCTAGCCTCAGCAAAAACGTCTAATCAATTACACTGCACCTTAGGTGTAGAAATCTCACCCAAACTTTCAGCAGGTGAGGAGGATGGTGTCAGTCCCACTTCTGAGCAAACGAAGTCCTGGTCCAGTTTCACGTTGGTTGAAGATCTGGGTCAGGGCGCACAGAATCCGGTGACAGACAGGCCTGAGACACGACAGGATGTCTGTCCTGAAGCTGCAGGGCCACTTGTTGACTGTGAACCGCCCACCAGCCACCCATCATCAAGTCCCTCCATTCTTCCACCACTGGTTTTTCCTGCTGCAGACATTGACCGGATTCTCCGTGCCGGCTTCACTTTGCAGGAAGCTCTTGGGGCTTTGCATCGAGTTGGTGGAAATGCAGACCTTGCCCTTCTTGTTTTGCTCGCAAAGAACATTGTAGTTCCTACATAA